A portion of the Pseudomonadota bacterium genome contains these proteins:
- a CDS encoding tetratricopeptide repeat protein, which translates to MQRYRRALLILISLAFASLLGFEIGSASAKKRRSQVKRASRASAALDAQQPKAAAKDEKAEGKERKPEGGYCISPAAPKAISECPDYQPKSRLRRSRAPRSRLRQAKRKAEPKKDTRPKGPSFEIDLATLTARDRIKSKAQSLLKKEIRITQRLIRNTRKNHPQRPDYLLRLGEGYFELMQQQTVALRNLDDPIFAACKEKKDAGRCRRLQGQQKTAFAALKKTREANIRTLATLVQDHPHFRRMDEVLFQLGFALEEMRQNDRALKVYRKLVKGYPQSRFIPHAYLSFAEHYFGNGEMRAALTFYRKVTDVPPGRNPVYGYAVYKQAWCHYNLEDYRRSLQSFVETVEFAQKHPEAKDVKNLAKQSRREMVMPYAQVGNPTRALEFFRRYADNDKHALELLESLAEIYYDTGNWRNTIAVYHALMAEQPRSGRVCFWQSRVTNAVVSSRAKNRQVTEIERLVDLYEAFVGGSYSDEDKRKCKQAAASVLIDLATAWHREAIGTDSQPGTNDRSTMELASRLYRLITKKFPEMEQMEFPEIDRRDWPTLYRVSYFQAELLWKMEDWGQCGPAFDKVVEINPQGEFTSDAAYAAVLCYNNLYQQTFKRRETQLRGSKGRGQKSAQIAKFRPRDFTKLESGMLSAFQRYVCFVPDSQDLPQIKYRRARIYYESNHFEEAALLFKDIAYNHKESDLAVYAANLYLDSLNVLASFTKPRRPSCYDEMNDSIEPLYGIYCAGEQAKEDHQDLCGVLEQLRCDLLRKKAEAYQENEEYKNAAKVYVGIFRKYAECGRLDEVLYNAALNFEAARLLGRSIKVRKVLAERFPKSKLARRAVFLIGANYHALAIYSTAADYYEQFAREYPKEDGRSCTAKEKRTGVCAIAHDALQNAVFFRLGLGDEEKAVEDASLFERHFKRKHPRQTSQVVYSLGSIYERDENWSKVVSHYQKYLRTYGRMAMPHEKIQANVEIGRAYWQLGDRKKSVRAYKVASDLWRKGAAKRIAKLPVEAAKKQRYSAVAKVAVGEALFRQSDQLFERFRAIEFPIFKGKATGKIKKSKKKKKKKSRRWSRKLQKAQKKRMETFQKWLQNDFVKWMKSKEKALTAARVSYEQIAKLKVPQWDIAAAARIGDMYREIVDQFREAPVPPVFEKDEELVDIYYQSLDEQSQPWVMRAKDAYEFCLITATKVRWFNEFMTQCETELFRLDPRKYPRAAELRGRGRYIHTAEARPDVVDLGLGDEEEQSDG; encoded by the coding sequence ATGCAGAGGTACCGAAGGGCGCTGCTCATCTTGATCTCGCTGGCGTTCGCGTCGTTGCTCGGTTTCGAGATTGGGAGCGCAAGCGCGAAGAAGCGCCGGTCACAGGTCAAGCGAGCCTCGCGGGCTTCCGCGGCCCTCGACGCGCAGCAGCCAAAGGCGGCTGCAAAGGACGAGAAAGCCGAAGGCAAGGAACGGAAACCGGAAGGCGGCTACTGCATCTCACCGGCTGCACCCAAGGCGATCTCTGAGTGCCCGGACTACCAGCCCAAGAGCAGGCTGAGAAGAAGTCGGGCTCCCCGGTCGCGCCTGCGCCAGGCCAAGCGCAAGGCGGAGCCGAAGAAGGACACCAGGCCCAAGGGACCTTCCTTCGAAATCGATCTGGCCACCTTGACCGCCCGAGACCGCATCAAGAGCAAAGCTCAGTCGCTGCTAAAGAAAGAGATCCGCATCACGCAGCGGCTGATCCGCAACACGCGCAAGAATCACCCCCAGCGTCCCGACTACTTGCTGCGCTTGGGCGAGGGCTACTTCGAGCTCATGCAGCAGCAAACAGTTGCTTTGCGCAACCTGGACGATCCCATTTTCGCCGCGTGCAAGGAGAAGAAGGACGCCGGTAGATGCAGGCGCCTCCAAGGACAACAGAAGACCGCATTTGCGGCGCTCAAGAAGACTCGCGAGGCGAACATCCGCACCCTGGCCACCCTCGTGCAGGACCACCCGCACTTCCGGCGTATGGACGAGGTGCTGTTCCAGCTCGGCTTCGCGTTGGAGGAGATGCGCCAGAACGACCGGGCCCTCAAGGTCTACCGCAAGCTGGTGAAGGGTTATCCGCAGAGCCGCTTCATTCCGCATGCCTACCTTTCCTTTGCGGAGCACTACTTCGGCAACGGAGAGATGCGCGCTGCGCTGACCTTCTATCGGAAGGTGACCGACGTGCCACCTGGGCGTAATCCGGTTTACGGATACGCGGTCTACAAACAGGCTTGGTGCCATTACAACTTGGAGGACTACCGCCGCTCACTGCAGTCGTTTGTCGAGACCGTCGAATTCGCGCAGAAACACCCCGAGGCGAAGGACGTCAAGAATCTGGCCAAGCAGTCCCGGCGCGAGATGGTGATGCCTTACGCGCAGGTAGGTAATCCGACCCGGGCGCTGGAGTTCTTCCGGCGCTACGCCGATAACGACAAGCACGCGCTGGAGCTGCTCGAGTCCCTGGCGGAAATCTACTACGATACCGGAAATTGGCGGAACACCATCGCCGTCTACCACGCACTCATGGCCGAGCAGCCACGGTCGGGCAGGGTCTGCTTCTGGCAGAGTCGAGTCACCAACGCGGTCGTCTCCAGCAGAGCCAAGAACAGGCAGGTCACCGAAATCGAGCGCCTTGTCGATCTGTACGAGGCATTTGTCGGAGGGTCGTACTCGGACGAGGACAAGCGCAAGTGCAAGCAGGCGGCAGCCTCGGTCCTCATCGATCTGGCTACCGCCTGGCACCGAGAGGCCATCGGCACCGATTCGCAGCCTGGCACCAACGATCGCAGCACCATGGAGTTGGCGTCGCGACTGTATCGACTGATCACGAAGAAATTCCCCGAGATGGAGCAGATGGAGTTTCCCGAGATCGACCGCAGGGACTGGCCCACGCTCTATCGTGTCAGCTACTTTCAGGCCGAGCTGTTGTGGAAGATGGAGGACTGGGGACAGTGCGGTCCCGCCTTCGACAAGGTCGTCGAGATCAACCCGCAAGGCGAATTCACCTCCGACGCCGCTTACGCTGCCGTGCTTTGCTACAACAATCTGTACCAGCAGACGTTCAAGCGGAGGGAGACGCAGCTCCGAGGCAGCAAGGGCAGGGGGCAGAAGTCGGCTCAGATCGCCAAGTTCAGGCCTCGCGACTTCACCAAGCTCGAGAGTGGCATGCTCAGCGCGTTCCAGCGCTACGTTTGTTTTGTTCCGGATAGCCAGGATCTGCCGCAAATCAAGTATCGTCGGGCTCGGATCTACTACGAGTCCAATCACTTTGAAGAGGCGGCGCTCCTGTTCAAAGACATCGCTTACAACCACAAAGAAAGCGATCTAGCGGTCTATGCCGCCAACTTGTACCTGGATTCCTTGAATGTTCTCGCCAGCTTCACGAAGCCGCGACGTCCCAGCTGTTACGATGAAATGAACGACAGCATCGAGCCCCTTTACGGCATCTATTGTGCCGGCGAACAGGCCAAGGAGGATCACCAGGACCTGTGCGGAGTGCTCGAACAGCTGCGATGCGATCTCTTGCGCAAGAAGGCCGAAGCGTATCAGGAGAACGAGGAGTACAAGAACGCCGCCAAGGTCTACGTGGGCATCTTCCGCAAGTACGCCGAGTGCGGCCGGCTCGACGAGGTGCTGTACAATGCCGCGTTGAACTTCGAGGCCGCGCGGCTGCTCGGGCGCTCGATCAAGGTGCGCAAGGTGCTGGCGGAGCGCTTTCCGAAGAGCAAGCTGGCCCGGCGCGCCGTCTTTCTAATCGGTGCCAACTATCACGCGCTCGCCATCTACAGCACGGCCGCGGACTACTACGAGCAGTTTGCACGCGAGTACCCCAAGGAGGATGGACGGAGCTGCACCGCGAAGGAAAAACGCACTGGCGTGTGCGCAATTGCTCACGATGCGTTGCAGAACGCGGTGTTCTTCCGCCTGGGTCTAGGCGACGAGGAAAAGGCAGTCGAGGACGCGAGCCTCTTCGAAAGACACTTCAAGCGCAAGCACCCGCGGCAAACATCGCAGGTCGTGTACTCGCTGGGTTCGATCTACGAGCGAGACGAGAACTGGAGCAAGGTCGTTTCGCACTATCAGAAGTACCTGCGGACCTACGGTCGTATGGCCATGCCGCACGAAAAGATCCAGGCGAACGTGGAGATCGGTCGTGCTTATTGGCAGCTGGGCGACAGGAAGAAGAGCGTCCGGGCCTACAAGGTGGCGTCGGATCTGTGGCGCAAGGGAGCCGCAAAGAGGATCGCCAAGCTACCGGTTGAAGCGGCCAAGAAGCAGCGCTACTCGGCTGTAGCCAAGGTCGCGGTCGGGGAGGCCCTTTTTCGCCAATCCGATCAGCTTTTCGAGAGGTTTAGAGCGATAGAGTTTCCCATATTCAAAGGGAAGGCTACCGGGAAGATAAAGAAGAGCAAAAAGAAAAAGAAGAAGAAGTCGCGACGTTGGAGCCGCAAGCTCCAGAAGGCTCAGAAGAAGCGGATGGAGACGTTTCAGAAGTGGTTGCAGAACGACTTCGTCAAGTGGATGAAGAGCAAAGAAAAGGCCTTGACCGCGGCAAGGGTGTCCTACGAGCAGATTGCGAAGCTGAAGGTGCCGCAATGGGATATCGCTGCCGCTGCCCGCATCGGCGACATGTATCGAGAGATCGTGGACCAGTTCCGTGAGGCACCGGTACCGCCGGTGTTCGAAAAGGACGAGGAACTGGTCGACATCTACTACCAGTCGCTGGACGAGCAGTCGCAGCCGTGGGTGATGAGGGCCAAAGACGCCTACGAGTTTTGTTTGATCACGGCAACGAAGGTGCGCTGGTTCAATGAGTTCATGACGCAATGTGAGACGGAGCTGTTCAGGCTCGATCCACGCAAGTATCCAAGGGCGGCGGAGCTCAGGGGCAGGGGTCGCTACATTCACACGGCGGAGGCAAGACCGGACGTCGTGGATTTGGGCTTGGGCGACGAAGAGGAGCAAAGCGATGGTTAG
- a CDS encoding tetratricopeptide repeat protein, with protein MVRRRLRRVVVGFWLGLLAPSMVGCGGGAAATGGSKVSRVTRDKRAVDERGRVVRVAGGQTVSVDAHNYWLEGKEAFAKYEKGTWNDEQCAEVIELFQKASDAQGGFVEALYMAGLTHERCGRSGPALKFYRKAHNVSPKYCRARVALAIEAMKRGDDSHARRELHEAVRADPQCTEGYVNLAIVQHRAGGEENNREALNNLRRALAINASYLPAFNEMALIYLDEARGNKKMLDLAEVVCSQAQKIDKDYAPIYNTWGLIDLRRDKIIAAAAKFKRAIELDPQMFEAYMNFGQLTLGFRGYADAKDAFIKALEAHPDKFDAHIGLGMAHRGLEENDKAKAEYEKAMKLRPRRAEPYYNLGVLHQDFMNAQPAELNQAAKYYRSFLAKAGEARRYASQVSEITRVCKRKKTRRKRKLKSHKCIAGRLQNIRDTLQALREMEKMEREMAKMQEMQKEQERREQEQLKREEERKKKEKGKKKEKGKRKK; from the coding sequence ATGGTTAGGCGACGCCTCAGGCGCGTGGTCGTCGGTTTCTGGTTGGGGCTGTTGGCCCCGAGCATGGTCGGATGCGGAGGGGGCGCGGCGGCAACGGGTGGAAGCAAGGTGTCGCGAGTCACTAGGGACAAGCGTGCAGTGGATGAGCGCGGGCGCGTGGTGCGCGTGGCCGGAGGCCAAACGGTGAGTGTGGATGCGCACAACTACTGGCTCGAGGGCAAGGAGGCTTTCGCCAAGTACGAGAAGGGGACCTGGAACGACGAGCAATGCGCAGAAGTGATCGAGCTTTTTCAGAAGGCGTCGGACGCGCAGGGGGGCTTCGTAGAGGCGCTTTACATGGCAGGCCTGACCCACGAGCGCTGCGGCCGGAGCGGCCCGGCGCTGAAATTCTATCGCAAAGCTCACAATGTGAGCCCCAAGTACTGCCGTGCGCGGGTCGCGCTGGCGATCGAGGCGATGAAGAGAGGGGACGACTCGCACGCACGGCGGGAGCTTCACGAAGCTGTGCGCGCAGACCCGCAGTGCACGGAAGGCTATGTCAACTTGGCGATCGTTCAGCACCGTGCGGGCGGGGAGGAGAACAACCGGGAAGCGCTCAATAACCTGCGTCGCGCGCTGGCTATCAACGCGTCGTACTTGCCTGCCTTCAACGAGATGGCCCTGATCTATCTGGACGAAGCTCGGGGCAACAAGAAGATGCTCGATCTTGCGGAGGTTGTGTGCAGTCAGGCGCAGAAGATCGACAAGGACTACGCACCCATTTATAACACCTGGGGGCTAATCGATTTGCGGCGTGACAAGATCATTGCGGCCGCGGCCAAGTTCAAGCGCGCGATCGAACTGGATCCTCAGATGTTCGAAGCATACATGAACTTCGGGCAGCTCACGCTGGGTTTCAGGGGGTATGCGGACGCTAAGGATGCGTTCATCAAGGCCCTGGAGGCGCATCCCGACAAGTTCGACGCTCATATTGGCCTGGGCATGGCTCATCGTGGGCTGGAGGAGAACGACAAGGCCAAGGCCGAATACGAAAAGGCGATGAAGCTGCGGCCGCGGAGAGCAGAGCCGTACTATAACCTTGGCGTGCTCCACCAAGACTTCATGAATGCGCAACCGGCGGAGCTTAACCAGGCCGCAAAATACTATCGGAGCTTCTTGGCCAAGGCTGGTGAAGCACGACGCTACGCGAGTCAGGTCAGTGAGATCACGAGAGTCTGCAAGCGCAAAAAGACGCGACGCAAGCGCAAGCTAAAGAGTCACAAGTGCATTGCCGGCAGGCTTCAGAACATTCGCGACACGCTGCAGGCGCTCCGCGAGATGGAGAAGATGGAGCGCGAGATGGCAAAAATGCAGGAGATGCAGAAGGAACAAGAACGGCGGGAGCAGGAGCAGTTGAAGCGCGAAGAAGAACGAAAGAAAAAGGAAAAAGGGAAGAAAAAGGAAAAAGGGAAAAGGAAGAAGTGA
- a CDS encoding TonB family protein: MSQGNVQVPITFHFYEGDRCVRSETLAQDIIKIGRLESSHLRIEDDNVSKMHSVIEVSAPDDVYIIDLGSAAGTIVNGAKVNKAPLRHGDQILLGGTWIVVDMSQAQAADAVAPSAAVAGTASGASAAGGSPGAQPGTYGSMEQSMGAGDPSGYTQPAYGAGYAPEIPPGVSEGEVAQYQLVASEPPVAPEDIDSGEQILEIVVMWGELSVLHVAHQPPSQPFSVGDATDAKGKLQTDFLVGSESLGTERLPVTTSAGAVVIPPGAVGDVTIGDDEYYAFEELAATGRLSPCPELEGAQQFQLPANSLARVMYNGFQFVVKPVSAARPIGVGGRGIEWKRYLWTMLSLLLHGAFLLLFYFLPPYASSLSLDLLNADSRLVKYLIEPPETLEEETPEWLKDNKDDEGGKGKKHKDEQGQMGKKEEKKTKDKYAIEGPQDNKDLKMAREEAKEEARNAGIIGVLKMVSGAWNSPTSPYGAETALGADPMAALGALMGDQIGQNFGFGGLGVRGTGRGGGGTGEGTIGLGSVGTIGHGAGGGKGSGYGRGAGGFRGRRAKVPRIRTGRADVRGSLSKEVIRRIIRRHINEVRFCYEQELNMRPDLKGRVAVKFIISPTGAVQSAVVAKSSLGNARAENCIAKAVRRWTFPAPEGGGIVVVTYPFVLQQVGG, from the coding sequence GTGAGCCAAGGCAACGTGCAAGTCCCGATTACATTCCATTTCTACGAGGGGGATCGCTGCGTTCGCTCGGAGACCCTGGCGCAGGACATCATCAAGATCGGGCGACTCGAGTCCAGTCATCTCAGGATCGAGGACGACAACGTCTCAAAGATGCACTCCGTGATCGAGGTCTCGGCGCCGGACGACGTCTACATCATCGATCTTGGCTCGGCGGCAGGCACGATCGTCAACGGTGCCAAGGTCAATAAGGCGCCGCTGCGTCACGGCGATCAGATCCTCCTTGGCGGCACGTGGATCGTGGTTGACATGTCTCAGGCGCAGGCTGCCGACGCCGTTGCCCCAAGCGCGGCCGTGGCCGGCACTGCCAGCGGCGCGAGCGCGGCCGGCGGCTCGCCTGGAGCGCAGCCCGGCACGTACGGTTCCATGGAGCAGTCCATGGGCGCTGGGGACCCAAGCGGCTACACCCAACCGGCCTACGGCGCTGGTTACGCGCCGGAGATTCCGCCGGGAGTGAGCGAGGGCGAGGTTGCGCAGTATCAGCTCGTCGCCAGCGAGCCACCGGTTGCGCCCGAGGATATCGACTCCGGCGAGCAGATCCTGGAGATCGTGGTGATGTGGGGTGAGCTGAGCGTGCTCCACGTGGCTCACCAGCCTCCTTCGCAACCGTTTTCTGTAGGCGATGCCACCGATGCGAAAGGCAAGCTTCAGACCGATTTCTTGGTGGGCAGCGAGTCCCTGGGGACCGAGCGCCTGCCCGTGACCACGTCGGCTGGAGCCGTGGTCATACCACCGGGTGCCGTCGGCGACGTCACCATAGGCGATGACGAGTACTATGCCTTCGAGGAGCTCGCCGCCACGGGTCGACTGTCTCCCTGCCCGGAGCTCGAGGGCGCTCAGCAGTTCCAGCTCCCCGCCAACTCCCTGGCGCGCGTGATGTACAACGGCTTTCAGTTCGTCGTGAAGCCCGTGTCTGCCGCCAGGCCAATCGGAGTGGGCGGAAGGGGCATCGAGTGGAAGCGTTACCTATGGACCATGCTGTCTTTGCTCCTGCACGGTGCCTTCCTGCTGCTGTTTTACTTTCTGCCGCCATACGCTTCGTCGCTGTCCCTTGACTTGCTCAATGCCGACTCGCGCTTGGTCAAGTACCTGATCGAACCTCCTGAGACCCTCGAGGAGGAGACCCCCGAGTGGTTGAAGGACAACAAGGACGACGAGGGCGGAAAAGGCAAGAAACACAAGGACGAGCAGGGGCAAATGGGCAAGAAGGAGGAAAAGAAGACCAAGGACAAGTACGCCATCGAGGGACCGCAGGACAACAAGGATCTCAAGATGGCGCGGGAGGAGGCGAAGGAGGAGGCTCGCAACGCCGGCATCATCGGTGTTCTCAAGATGGTTTCGGGTGCTTGGAACTCACCCACCTCACCGTATGGCGCCGAAACCGCTCTCGGGGCTGATCCCATGGCGGCTCTCGGTGCCCTGATGGGCGACCAGATCGGTCAGAATTTCGGCTTCGGTGGACTCGGCGTGCGTGGAACCGGTCGCGGCGGCGGCGGGACCGGTGAGGGTACCATCGGGTTGGGGAGCGTTGGAACCATCGGTCACGGAGCGGGCGGAGGCAAGGGCTCCGGGTACGGTCGCGGAGCGGGCGGCTTCAGGGGCCGTCGGGCCAAGGTGCCACGGATTCGCACGGGACGGGCCGATGTTCGAGGCTCGCTCTCCAAGGAAGTGATCCGACGCATCATCCGGCGCCACATCAACGAGGTGCGGTTCTGCTACGAGCAGGAGCTCAACATGCGGCCGGATTTGAAGGGCCGCGTAGCCGTCAAGTTCATCATCTCGCCCACCGGTGCCGTGCAAAGCGCGGTCGTGGCCAAGTCCTCCCTGGGCAATGCGCGTGCGGAGAACTGCATAGCCAAAGCCGTGCGTCGCTGGACATTCCCGGCACCCGAGGGTGGCGGGATCGTAGTCGTGACGTATCCCTTTGTGCTGCAGCAGGTGGGTGGCTAG